A single window of Anaerolineae bacterium DNA harbors:
- the nifS gene encoding cysteine desulfurase NifS, which translates to MAIDLDRGVYLDHAATTPVDRRVVEAMLPFWTERYGNPSSIYRLGRDAAKALNGARERIAGILQADPSEIIFTSCGTESDNLAIRGVAFAQRARGKGSHIITSSVEHHAVGHTVEQLVKKFGFEATFLPVDHYGMVDPDEVARAIRPDTVLITIMYANNEVGTIQPIAEIGRLARERGIPFHTDAVQAGGALPLDVNALNVDLLSLSAHKFYGPKGVGLLYVRKGTPLWPMQTGGSQERNRRAGTENVAFAVGMATALELAYAELEQTNRRVQALRDRLIAGVLERIPDVELTGHPTQRLPNSASFVVKYVEGEAMLLNLDMKGIFASSGSACTSMSLSPSHVLTAMGFPPEIAHGSLRMTLGKGNTEEEIDYVLDVLPEIVSRLRAMSPLYQPAA; encoded by the coding sequence ATGGCCATTGACCTGGACAGGGGCGTGTACCTCGATCATGCCGCCACCACCCCGGTGGATCGGCGGGTGGTGGAAGCGATGCTCCCCTTCTGGACGGAGCGGTACGGCAATCCTTCCAGCATTTACCGGCTGGGGCGGGATGCGGCCAAGGCGCTGAACGGTGCACGGGAGCGCATCGCCGGCATCCTGCAGGCCGACCCCTCCGAAATCATCTTCACCAGTTGCGGCACGGAGAGCGATAACCTGGCCATTCGCGGCGTCGCCTTCGCCCAGCGCGCCCGCGGCAAAGGCAGTCACATCATCACCAGCTCCGTGGAACATCACGCCGTGGGCCATACTGTCGAGCAGTTGGTCAAGAAGTTTGGCTTTGAGGCGACCTTCCTGCCGGTGGACCACTACGGTATGGTGGACCCCGACGAGGTGGCACGCGCCATTCGCCCCGATACAGTGCTCATCACCATCATGTACGCCAACAACGAGGTCGGCACCATCCAGCCCATCGCGGAAATCGGCCGGCTGGCGCGGGAGCGCGGTATCCCGTTCCATACGGACGCGGTGCAGGCCGGCGGCGCCCTGCCGCTGGATGTGAACGCCCTGAACGTGGACCTGCTCTCCCTCTCCGCCCATAAGTTCTACGGTCCGAAGGGTGTGGGACTGCTGTATGTGCGCAAGGGGACGCCCCTCTGGCCGATGCAGACCGGCGGCTCGCAGGAGCGCAACCGACGCGCCGGTACAGAGAACGTGGCCTTTGCCGTAGGTATGGCTACCGCGCTGGAGCTGGCCTATGCCGAGCTGGAGCAGACCAACCGCCGGGTCCAGGCTTTGCGCGACCGCCTCATCGCCGGCGTGCTGGAGCGCATCCCTGACGTGGAGCTGACCGGCCACCCCACCCAGCGCCTGCCCAACAGTGCCAGCTTCGTGGTCAAGTACGTGGAAGGCGAGGCCATGTTGTTGAACCTGGACATGAAGGGCATCTTCGCCTCCAGCGGCTCGGCCTGCACCAGCATGTCCCTTTCCCCATCCCATGTGCTGACGGCGATGGGCTTCCCACCGGAAATCGCCCACGGCAGTCTGCGCATGACGCTGGGCAAGGGCAACACCGAGGAGGAAATTGACTACGTCCTCGATGTCCTGCCCGAGATCGTCTCGCGACTGCGGGCCATGAGCCCACTCTATCAGCCGGCGGCATAG